The window TTCGTGATTTTGAAGTGgatggtttttaatttttcagttatttatACAATCTTTTTTATTCcacagatttttttacagtttcagcaaatagtcgacttttacgtGAAACACGCAAAccatgtacagggtgtgccaaaacgcaaaaagttgaataactcttttttttcaaatggaaggatttgcatagcaaatttaaaacgtttttcgagatttttcaaaaaaatattttattacaaggaAATTTGTTATTCTACAATGTGATAAGtcaaattgtaatttattttttgacatgtACCAATGTGACTAtttacattaataatttaattattacttgaaaCATAAatgaaatgaagaaaaaaaataagagataTTTCTAATTTGTTGTACAAATCGCATATCATTGGATAGTGTAAAGAAATAGatagtgttccatttgaaaaaaaaaatgttattcaactttttgcgttctGGCACACCATGTACATTACctgcgtgtttcaagtaaaagtcgactattattaaaattacggGATATTCTGACTtattctgttgcaaatttatcggaaaatattcataagcgacttcgcagtgatttttctaAAGATGGTCTTTTTCATAACGagaagttgaataattttaaaacgaaaagagataaacccataatagtttatttaaaGTTACATTACTTTTTGCATAGAATATAATTATGTGAAAATGTATGGGGTgtttcatttcaaaaaatataactctAGTAAACCAGgatgtatacaacaccctgtgtataataaaaaaaagatagtttgtggactttaagtctaTCTATAGAATAATGAAAACGAAAACATGGCAAAatttcaagtaacaaaaaagttacagACCGCACCCCTGAGTCACCCtgtatcttttaaaaaaatcaccaacaaTTATTGTCTTATGGTGTTACAAACACTTAAATTAGCAAattatacaataaataatttaatattaatcatattaatattattaatcactggaaacaaaacaacaattaaaatggttgctaaagaaaacaaatacaagaatgataaaaaaatcaagttgctTGGGAAAAGATCTGACTTCATTTCTAAACTTTACTGGACATCCCTTATCACCATATCGACACTTTCTTGACCCTCTAGACATGGTTGAATTAACAAAgataatgcaatttttttgaataactttataaaaataaacaaaaaagttaccGTGAACTCGTGAAGTAGGAAAAACTAAATAGGATGTTGCAAAAATGCTGGTTTATGAAAGACAAGGCATAAtagtaaaatttattcaaaaacgcGCCTTTTTACATGccataaaattaaacttaCACCTACACTTACTTAACAGACTTACTACTACAGATTACTTCTCTAAAGGAGCATAATTCAATAACTTTTCAATAAGATCGACGTGTCCAAGAAGCATTCTTCTGCAACAGTACCTCTTCAAACCCAAAGCATCCAAAGCATCTCCTTCCGTATATTCAGCTTGCAAAAGCCCAAGATAAGCCTCCCATTTATTTCCAATAACTTTCCCACAAGTAAAACAACGAACCGGTATAATCATCTTGTCTCGAcaaaacctgaaaaaatataacctaatttttcactgacacatcaaaaattaaccaaattctGTACCTCACACTCTCGcttaatcaaaatttgttgCGTTGGTATTTAGACTTTAAATTAGATTACTTTCAAAAAGCTTTAACTGCGCTTTTCTAGAAGCTTTTTGATTTCTAATTTCGTGAATTTCTGGGTTCTTCACTTCTGGAATATTGGTGCTCCTGATCAATTGAAGCTTGTGGCCTGCCATCTGTCGACGGCAATAACAAATAAGGATTAATTTcttgattaaattattaaaaaatcgcagaaaACATGTGAAAGTTATATTGAAAACAAAGcctaattttttgtattaatttacCGCGTTGTTTCAAGCACGTTTTGTCAACGTGAAGTGGTAAATTTCTACAAATGTTTCAAGCGGAAGTGTGAAGTTTGAACAGCTAAAGCCGACTTTGACTAACCGCGTAGTCACTTCCGGCGAGCAGTTACCGCTACTTTGCAAGCAAGCCGGCCATTATTTGTTAGCGGCAAGCTGCGTGTCTGTTGATAAAACGGTTAAAAGTGCACCAAATTCCACTAAAACCGTTTACATTTGTGCATCAACTTCGGCCCCAGACCCTCCTACAAGCCACAACCAAATTTGCCAAATATGGGTGACGAAAAGAAGGTAAACATGACTTTTCTTtcctaaccataaacgaggtTTTTTTCCCGTAATTTTGAACTGATACTCACGTTTTTGGGACTTTGCAGAGCAATGAAACGGAACATATCAACTTGAAAGTACTGGGACAAGATAATGCTGTCGTCCAGTTCAAGATCAAAAAGCACACCCCTCTCAGGAAGCTGATGGGGGCTTATTGTGAAAGAGCGGTAAGTGTTACACTTTATCTCAGATTCTTTAGTTTATTACTGGGACAAATGAGTAAGAACATGGATTGTGATTCATACTTGTGTTTACTAAAATGTATCAAAAGCCGCATCCTTTCTCCAAGTCTTTAATGTGCcatgatttgcatttttttcatgtttggACGTCTGAAACCGCCACATTTGTTGCAACTCAACTTCTTAAATGTCTAAACCAGGATTTGTTAATGTTTGTTCACTCCTGTGCGTAGTGATTGGTtgtattcggaaataaaattaactagacgccctctggtgacgacttttgaactatgtcgaaaacagtaacgaaattttcgtaattcaatatttaatttaattttttaatttaacaattttgcgtgtgtagtgttaattacttacagtagagagaatcactttaaggtAGTTGGGGCCTTACAATCGGAGCAAAAAGTTAGGCCAAAAGAATATATGGTGCCACAGTGTATAGTATCCACAGTAAccaacccaaaaatttttactgtgAATGTACTGCCCTGGCCAGTCATAACTCATTTGTGGAATGTGACAACACTGTCGGAGTTTCGATTGAAAATGTCAAATGTGTCAAATAATTACATCACAAAGGAAGAATTATTAGGCTAAAACCATCGATAAACGATGAAAAGCTACAGCGGTTTTACTGTAAACGCGTcctattttcgaaatttaacCGAAAAAAACCGTAATTACATCTTCTAGGTGGCCCCTGTGGCACGCTCACCTCGTAGGAACAGCCATTTTTAATCTATTTACTTCCTAACTATCCCGAACATAGCTCCAAAGTCAAAAATTCTGTGTCGGgatatttgttttgtttgttaacTGAttcaaaattcatttttagcGGTTTTACAGATGCGCTGTGTTGCCAGTTCTATTTTAGTGTAACCCTTTTACTACAAATTTCTTAtcgtttattaattaatatctcCAAAATTTGGACGGTGACCCCCAGTTTTTTTCCccttaaaatacttatttgatGTTGCTGAATGatgatttagtttttaaaaaaaatcttaagaaGGGTTTGATAGCTATACCAAAAaacgtacaaaaaaattttgattcacCATATGCCGCAATGTAAAAGagtcaaaaactcaattttcaaaattcaatgtCTCCGAAACTAGACGGTCaatctttttcatttttgcacCATCGATATGGAATTCTTTGAACAAtaatctgttaaaatttaaaagaaatctTAAGAATGTTAATTTAGGCACCAACTAccttaaaagtacgtggtggtaaatactagctttgactttggttctgcggtttttcgtggtataaagtgtttattcttggaatttgaaagtggataaaaagtgaaaaagatttaaattttgattacaaattaAAGTTGTCAAATTAAAGACCATAAGTAATGGatacagcgaacacaaagttgggctcaggaaaccaataaattagtgaagtgtgtgaattttagattagaatttttccacaggaaaaatcatgaaatacattggtaaatttacaaaactacaattaagattaaaaaCTGCTGAGacatttaaatgtaaattatgtcaaaaggtaggcttttcgatgcctttgtaataattttccaataaaaaagtgaaccaagcagtcattcgttattcgtgttttcctcatcatctctaatttgtcaacattcgtttcttgcaccaaagatacaatagtcatcCCGTATAGACAATGAAATAATTGTGAAGtttcaaaattcgtacaacgctcaaaatattcgaataaaaaatttcccgccatttatggttaatgctttcgacctagctcagtggcacccccaacggtaattttacttccgaataactAGAGTAAGTTaagtaacgcataaaattcatatttttgttgggagtcattttcaaacaaaatttcaaaaaacatcCTCGAACATGTCGATTTTATATTTGTAAATGTTACATCATAGTCACATTTGTGACATCACTGGTTTCTGAGTAAtgacgtcatttttaattattttaaatggaaatcgacatttttgttcattGTTTTCAATAGttttagctgtttcaaaactataataacGCCAACGTTACATTttcctgaattattttttttaaataagattgataaaattgtgaaatagttattaatgattagatctctcattgaaaatataaatcacattagctattatttttttgaagtacatgaatattttataactgctaattttgaaagaaagtgcgatgttggcgtttttatagaaCGTGTATCAGAACTCACTCCCCAGAGAAAAGGGGGACGTGGCGTAGACAATTAGGTGTCTGTAAAtgttgacaaaaaaaatccatGTTGAACGTTGTTCGAATAATAGGACTATGAAATCCACCAATCCCAGAAGCTGAACCtcagtaattattttgaatcaaAATAGGTTGCCaggcattaaaaataaatatataaataataatgtaataaataaatattacagTAATTCTTTGGTAAACTGCAAAAAACTGTCATATTGACAAAATCTAAACGACGTTTTGACAGAATTTATAATACAGAGTGGATTATTATTTCTGAAATGATCttagatgcaaccaaaaataccaATTCAAGCATTCACTAGATCTCTGACTTTTAACAAAGCAATTGGCTCAGCCTGTATAACAACaccattcaaaatttttcattcacgttttaaataaatacaaaagaaAACCTATTAAACTAAGGACTACtatttaactaattaatattatattcCTTAATCTTTCTGATAAgaattcgaaaataaaattaactagacgctcTCCGGTGGCATTACTTGTCGAAGTGTAACGAAATTTCCGTAATTCTtcatttaatgaattatttaaccATTTTGTGGGtatgttgttaattttttacattggAGAGAGTCAGTTTAAAAGAATGTGGTGGTCGTGGAGGGAGAAACTTCTAGAGAGAAGGTGCCCTATACCGCCAATATTAGGTTCTTAGCGATCTACAAACACCTTTTATGGCCTATTCTGAATTTCCCGCTTAAGTGTGCAACCAGTGCGCAGGTCTGAAGCTGTTGCTACAAATCAGCTGATACCAGATAGGCGTCTCATGAATTCTATgctgttctttttttttttttttttgtttttttttcgttttaaacaaattttttcatacTTTCTGATAGTTTTAGCTAATAGCACGTAATAGTGTTAATTGTTAGTTTTAGCAGTTAGTGGTTTCAAGGCAGCCCccgagaactgtcaaaatcagattgtcaaatcaaaaaaatgtgtttttactattttttacttttatacatatctcaaaatcgacaacaattttcaaccggCAACCATTGTGGCCTCTCCAACTGGCAAATACATTTTAAAAgcggtaattaaaaaaaatctcattctcaaaaatttttttctaaaagttttttcctCGCTATTGCTTGTATTGGGTTCAGTTTTTGCATGCATATTTACAATGATGTTGTGCATGAATGGGTGTATTTTTTCCGATCCTTAAATGGATTCAAtactacataaaaaatgtgtagttttgtggggaattaatttctaattatTCTGCTTTTTGTTTGGTTCTGCTCCGTGgtctattttttgagatatgtataAATGTATGACCACATCATTTTGAGAGTTCTCGGGAGCCGCCTTAATGaagtaaattttgacaatggtAAGTTGCAAGTGTccccaaaattaaaatgtgcCTAGTGCACCACTGGTTTGAAATTTCTTGTGGGGAAGAATGTTAGCGCGCGCACTTTACAAAGAGTCATAAAAGGTGTTTGTGCAAGAACCacggtttcttgcttatgttcCCTCCAGAAGTTTCCCCCTCTACGGGGGTGGTAAATACTAACTTGGCCTTTAGTTAtgcgatttttaaaatgtatttttttggaatttgaaagtggataaaaagtgaaaaagatttaatttttgattacaaaaagttattaaaacaattacgtAATCAACTAATCAAAGACGCGAATTCttactagaaaaataaaatggtgtATTAGCTTttccaaaattataaaattataaattattcatggacttcaaaaaaataatagctaatgtaatttatattttcaatgagaaatctaattattaattactattttaccaGTATTAGATCGTAGCAAAGACATGTTGGGCTCAAAAAACcacaataaattagtgaaaggtgtgaattttaggttaaacTTTTTCCactcaaaaaaatcatgtaatacttctgcaattaaaattaacaactgctgatacattagGCATAAATTGTTTcgaaaggtaggcttttcgatatctttttaataatgttacaataatgtaaaacagtCGGTTCGTTACTGGTGTTTTTCTCGTCATGTCTattttgtcaacattcgtttcttccaccaaagataTAGGTATAGGTAATAAGgtaatgcaataattgtgaagccttcATACAACGCtttaaatatccgaataaacatttcccaccatttatggttactgttttcgacgtAGCACTGCGGCGGCCTCACTtccaaatatcaattttttatataaaaataagagACTACGTTTTGTTcttatattatgttttttttttccgaTAATTACTCATAACAAATATGAATTCTATGCATtactttaaacttaaaatttacttaaaccATATACAGGGCTTTCATTTCAAAAGAAGCCAGTCTTAATAACTTTTGACATTGAGCAAATCTATTTTCAAGCCAAAACAGGTCGATTAGTATCGCGAGGGGGAAGTTCAAAACCAACATTAGTTATATTTTAGGTTTCATCCCTTTATGGCTAGCCACTcctactttaaaatttaaaattgctcCCCCTACTTCTTTAAACATTTTCGGAAAGGGGAAAAATTTGCGTATCTAActgttaaagaaaaaaaatttgtcgaTTTGTCTTTTAGATAAGGgtggttatatttttgaaatttaattttaataaaaaattgttaattaggGATGCAATGCAATGCAATGAAAGAGAAAACCAACATTAGTAACATTTTAACTTTCATCCCCTCGTCGCTAACCaccctttaaaatttttaattgcactcccaacattttaaaacattttatgttggttttgaactcaaaaacaaatcgaaatcgaaaaaaatacttttacgGTTAAATAAGCCTTTATCCCCTCtccaaatattacaaaatgttgggggtgctatttaaaattttaaactaaggGGTGTTTAAAACTAAGTGATGAAATTTGAAacttactttatttattaatgacGTCATTCTACCatcttttgtttttgacttttaaacAAAAGTCGAGATTTTatcgaaatcttaaaaaattcgtatctttattaagttattttgaatgatacaaacaaacaaagaTAAGGCAAAGAcattaaacatatttttatacttttttacgAATAacttaacgattttttttcaactacTCGGACACCTTTCACATTTCATTGACAAAAGTGTGATTCCCTATCATTTTTGAGAATGATGTGTCGAAAGTGCCCTAAATTTGTTCCACACCattgtataataaaataacttgtatttttttaaaatataaacaataggGGTTGTGACATTGGAAAcgctatttttttctgatttcatATACCGGGTGCATGTATCTATTTGTATGgtacacaatttttaaatattaaatatctTTAGAACACATATTTCTCTTTGTAGTTGgtcatcaaaaaattttgaatcttCATTTAGAACTAGTAGTATCGGGTActatttatacagggtgctcaaaaactggcgcaccaactcagtggtacgttgttgagaagcatgtgtagataacgggaaaaatattgcaaaaattcctagtcatatttaaaaaaatctggagctacaaactttttttgttaacttcttcagttttcattattttttaatgtttttatgtttcgcactaagtaatcattccctaacaaaacgatgaataattatttttaaatttcctacgactttagcacttttttttaaaaataatatttattaaaaaaaataaaattcaaaaaaaatcacagttagtagatgtgccaacactgggaattatttccatatccacatatcatttatctaaaatccgttatttatcaataactttaatacaaagaatttttttactatttatacctttatatgtaaccaatTCTCTTccacactccattgagttggtgcgccagtttttgagcacccggtagtttcacgattttttaatcatttaattttaataaaactatgAGGCGGTTGTGTATTTGTTcgattaataacattaacatactatataatttcacattttttactacaATAATCGTTCACCTTTTACGTGAAATACTTTTCCCATAGCCAACTACTATTAAACAttcattatgttttttatcaaaagtactATGTAAAAATATCGAATTGCATTTATAtctttttcagaaaaaaataaacttttcttAAATGTCACAGTCAACTATaatttctgtttaaaaaaatacatcttatgttattattatagaTAAGTGAATGAATGGTtaaaataatcgtcaacaacattattgaatttttctaatttttcgtctatgtatcttttataataaggaagatacgtttttttttataatttccctaaaatgtcaacttgtTTGTAACTCAAAATCATAAGACGATTGC of the Tribolium castaneum strain GA2 chromosome 1, icTriCast1.1, whole genome shotgun sequence genome contains:
- the Polr2L gene encoding RNA polymerase II subunit 10 isoform X1: MIIPVRCFTCGKVIGNKWEAYLGLLQAEYTEGDALDALGLKRYCCRRMLLGHVDLIEKLLNYAPLEK
- the Sumo gene encoding small ubiquitin-related modifier 3 is translated as MGDEKKSNETEHINLKVLGQDNAVVQFKIKKHTPLRKLMGAYCERAGLSMQVVRFRFDGTPINETDTPTSLGMEEGDTIEVYQQQTGGYC